Proteins encoded together in one Alphaproteobacteria bacterium window:
- the xseA gene encoding exodeoxyribonuclease VII large subunit, whose translation MSDAITSHNLTEYSVSEISGAIKRVVEDAFGRVRLRGELSGYRGPHSSGHCYFTVKDEKAAISAVMWRGSFQKLAFKPEDGLEVVATGRVTTYPGRSNYQIVIEHMEPAGAGALMALLEKRKQALAAEGLFDPARKQLLPFMPQVIGVVTSPTGAVIRDILHRLRDRFPCHVVVWPVAVQGEDAAEQIAAAIRGFNAGGNYPVPDLLIVARGGGSIEDLWAFNEEVVVRAAAESQIPLISAVGHETDTTLIDYASDCRAPTPTAAAEMAVPVREEWRLAIQEYSQRLARASHRNLQQRADALAYYARALPRLPLLTEQATQRLDEWSERLGNAMPKLLTFKSRILQTLRFSPAVLTQGVKRHNKELIRLHEQCQNAYSRLLKDKARRVAEQSRMLETLNYERVLERGFALIRDENTNQPITSAASITAGQSLVVELKDGKKLVKAVGSKDSNLHQQGDLF comes from the coding sequence ATGTCCGATGCAATTACCAGTCATAATTTAACAGAATATTCGGTAAGTGAAATCTCCGGTGCAATTAAGCGCGTGGTAGAAGATGCTTTTGGGCGTGTGCGACTAAGGGGCGAACTCTCGGGCTATCGAGGTCCGCATTCTTCAGGCCATTGTTATTTTACGGTAAAAGATGAAAAGGCTGCCATTAGCGCAGTCATGTGGCGCGGATCGTTTCAAAAGCTGGCATTCAAACCCGAAGATGGGTTGGAGGTGGTTGCTACGGGTCGTGTTACCACCTATCCCGGGCGCTCAAATTATCAAATTGTGATCGAGCACATGGAACCTGCGGGAGCAGGAGCGCTTATGGCACTGCTGGAGAAACGCAAGCAGGCCTTGGCCGCAGAAGGTTTGTTTGATCCGGCACGTAAACAGCTTTTGCCCTTTATGCCGCAGGTGATTGGTGTGGTAACGTCACCCACTGGCGCAGTTATACGAGATATTTTACACCGTCTGCGTGATCGGTTTCCATGCCATGTGGTGGTGTGGCCCGTTGCAGTGCAAGGCGAAGACGCAGCAGAGCAGATTGCAGCGGCGATTCGTGGATTTAACGCAGGGGGAAATTACCCCGTGCCAGATTTGCTGATTGTGGCTCGTGGTGGGGGCTCTATCGAAGATTTGTGGGCGTTTAACGAGGAAGTGGTGGTGCGCGCCGCTGCAGAATCGCAGATTCCGCTAATTTCGGCGGTAGGGCATGAAACAGATACGACTTTGATAGATTATGCATCGGATTGTCGGGCGCCGACTCCTACAGCAGCCGCAGAAATGGCGGTTCCTGTGCGCGAAGAATGGCGGTTGGCAATTCAGGAATATAGCCAACGCCTTGCTCGCGCATCGCATCGTAACTTGCAGCAACGTGCAGATGCATTGGCCTATTATGCCCGCGCTCTGCCGCGATTGCCATTATTGACCGAGCAAGCTACGCAGCGTTTGGATGAGTGGAGCGAGCGTCTGGGTAATGCTATGCCTAAACTGCTCACCTTCAAATCGCGGATTTTGCAGACGCTACGTTTTAGCCCCGCCGTATTAACGCAGGGTGTGAAGCGTCATAACAAAGAGCTGATACGGTTGCATGAGCAATGCCAGAATGCTTATTCACGCTTGCTAAAAGATAAAGCGCGCCGTGTTGCCGAACAAAGCCGCATGTTGGAAACCCTGAATTATGAACGGGTGCTGGAGCGTGGGTTTGCTTTGATTCGGGATGAAAATACCAATCAGCCCATAACCTCTGCTGCGTCTATTACAGCGGGACAATCATTGGTGGTTGAGCTTAAAGACGGCAAAAAATTGGTAAAAGCGGTGGGCAGCAAAGATTCAAACCTACACCAACAAGGCGATTTATTTTAA
- the purD gene encoding phosphoribosylamine--glycine ligase, with amino-acid sequence MKILLIGSGGREHALAWKIAQSPLVDTLFCAPGNAGIAQVATCVSPANLLSFCEKEAIDLIVIGPEQPLVDGVSDKLRKAGFAVFGCSKAAAQLEGSKRFTKELCDKYAIPTAEYASFDSAQPALEYIATKGAPIVIKADGLAAGKGVTVAQSVNEANAAIEDIFSGKFGSAGNSVVIEECLFGEEVSFFALSDGTQVRPFGDAQDHKAVGEGDTGPNTGGMGTYSPAPIFDSAMQRRVMDTIITPSIAAMAGEGTPFTGVLFAGLMISAEGEPKLIEYNVRFGDPETQVLMMRLKSDIVPILMACAAGHGLEQCEIRFHDASALCVVMAASGYPGKYVKDTVIHGLDTAVNHGDVQIFHAGTAKKDGNIISTGGRVLGITSLALSVAEAQRLAYATVDRIDWPQGFCRRDIGWRAIKANA; translated from the coding sequence TTGAAAATTCTTCTAATAGGCTCTGGCGGCAGAGAACACGCGCTGGCGTGGAAAATCGCCCAATCTCCTTTGGTAGACACGCTGTTTTGCGCTCCCGGCAATGCGGGTATAGCGCAAGTGGCCACCTGTGTTTCTCCGGCAAACTTGCTCAGTTTCTGCGAAAAAGAAGCGATTGATCTGATAGTAATTGGCCCCGAACAACCATTGGTAGACGGTGTTTCGGATAAACTTCGCAAAGCAGGGTTTGCGGTTTTTGGTTGCTCTAAGGCCGCCGCACAGCTCGAAGGATCGAAGCGCTTTACCAAAGAATTATGCGATAAATATGCCATTCCTACCGCCGAGTATGCCAGTTTTGATAGCGCACAGCCTGCCCTTGAATATATTGCCACAAAAGGCGCGCCCATTGTGATCAAGGCTGATGGCTTGGCAGCGGGCAAAGGCGTAACTGTAGCTCAGAGCGTGAATGAAGCCAATGCTGCAATTGAGGATATTTTCAGCGGAAAATTTGGCAGTGCCGGAAATTCTGTGGTAATCGAAGAATGTTTGTTTGGTGAAGAAGTTAGCTTTTTTGCGTTGTCCGATGGCACGCAAGTACGCCCATTTGGCGATGCCCAAGACCATAAGGCCGTGGGTGAAGGCGACACCGGCCCCAATACCGGCGGTATGGGAACCTATAGTCCTGCGCCCATTTTTGATTCTGCCATGCAACGCCGCGTGATGGACACTATTATTACCCCCAGCATAGCCGCCATGGCAGGCGAAGGCACACCATTCACCGGCGTATTATTTGCCGGTTTAATGATATCTGCCGAAGGCGAGCCAAAACTGATTGAATATAATGTACGTTTCGGCGACCCCGAAACTCAGGTGCTTATGATGCGCTTAAAATCTGATATTGTGCCAATATTAATGGCATGCGCCGCTGGACACGGACTAGAGCAATGCGAAATTCGCTTTCATGATGCTTCAGCGCTTTGTGTTGTAATGGCCGCCAGCGGCTACCCGGGAAAATATGTAAAAGATACGGTAATTCATGGGCTAGACACAGCAGTTAATCACGGAGATGTGCAAATATTCCATGCCGGAACCGCTAAAAAAGACGGTAATATTATTTCTACAGGTGGCCGCGTGCTTGGCATAACCAGCCTTGCGCTAAGCGTAGCCGAAGCACAACGCCTTGCTTATGCCACAGTAGATCGTATTGACTGGCCACAGGGATTTTGCCGTCGCGATATCGGCTGGCGTGCGATAAAAGCAAACGCCTAA